Proteins found in one Erythrobacter sp. 3-20A1M genomic segment:
- the rodA gene encoding rod shape-determining protein RodA translates to MNSIVPTPIARLPWRMLFPLVALTLFGAAVLYSAGGGHFSPYASSHLLRFGILFVVAACMTLFNRDFVRMMAYPAYGGVLLLLLAVETVGAIGGGSQRWLNIGPLVLQPSELMKPVIVLALARFYDTLPTGMINGWRALLPAAGLIGMPMLLVLAQPDLGTALAIGFGGVVIMFLAGLPMLWFAGAGIAGAIAVPLAYLFALKPYQQKRVTTFLDPESDPLGTGYHITQSKIAIGSGGFSGKGFNEGSQSHLNYLPEPHTDFVFATMAEEWGFLGGLFVLFCFAAILWWGLSVARNAEQRFDRLLAAGMVATMFFYAAINLMMVMGLAPVVGIPLPFMSHGGSSMMTNMICLGTLMMVRSWGTSGRRGALEPS, encoded by the coding sequence ATGAACTCCATTGTCCCCACCCCCATCGCACGCCTGCCATGGCGCATGCTGTTTCCGCTGGTCGCACTGACCCTGTTCGGCGCGGCGGTGCTCTATTCCGCGGGCGGGGGACATTTCTCTCCCTACGCCAGTTCGCACCTGCTGCGCTTTGGCATATTGTTCGTCGTCGCGGCATGCATGACGCTGTTCAACCGCGATTTCGTGCGGATGATGGCCTATCCCGCTTATGGCGGGGTGCTGCTGCTGCTGCTGGCGGTCGAGACCGTGGGCGCGATCGGCGGTGGCAGCCAGCGATGGCTCAATATCGGCCCGCTGGTGCTGCAACCGTCCGAACTGATGAAGCCCGTGATCGTGCTTGCCCTCGCCCGCTTCTACGACACGTTGCCGACCGGGATGATCAACGGCTGGCGCGCTTTGCTCCCCGCTGCGGGCCTGATCGGAATGCCGATGCTGCTGGTGTTGGCGCAGCCGGACCTCGGTACCGCGCTGGCAATCGGCTTCGGCGGGGTGGTCATCATGTTCCTAGCCGGCCTGCCGATGCTATGGTTTGCTGGCGCCGGTATCGCCGGGGCGATCGCGGTGCCGCTCGCCTATCTCTTCGCGCTGAAACCCTATCAGCAGAAGCGGGTCACCACCTTCCTCGATCCCGAGAGCGATCCGCTCGGCACGGGCTATCACATCACCCAGTCGAAGATCGCGATCGGATCCGGCGGGTTTTCGGGCAAGGGCTTCAACGAAGGCTCGCAAAGCCACCTCAACTACCTGCCGGAACCCCACACCGATTTCGTCTTCGCGACCATGGCGGAGGAATGGGGATTTCTGGGCGGATTGTTCGTGCTGTTCTGCTTCGCGGCGATCCTGTGGTGGGGGCTGAGCGTCGCTCGCAATGCTGAGCAGCGGTTCGACCGTCTGCTTGCGGCGGGCATGGTCGCAACGATGTTTTTCTACGCCGCCATCAACCTGATGATGGTGATGGGCCTGGCACCGGTGGTGGGCATCCCCCTCCCCTTCATGAGCCATGGGGGGTCGTCGATGATGACCAACATGATCTGCCTCGGCACGCTGATGATGGTACGCAGCTGGGGCACGTCGGGCCGCCGCGGTGCGCTGGAACCCAGCTGA